From the genome of Chroogloeocystis siderophila 5.2 s.c.1, one region includes:
- a CDS encoding glycosyltransferase family 2 protein produces MKKVSVIIPVYNVEQYVADTINSVLQQSYTNFELIIIDDGSPDKSREICQNFNDPRIKIICQKNRGVAAARNTGIRHSQGEYLAFLDADDLWLPQKLEKHIEHLENSPNVGVSFSRSAFIDEEGKPLKLYQMSKLKDITPLDLLCRTPIGNGSAAVFRREVFAEIKFKNELDGTMEDFYFNEDRNLHPSEDVECWLRIAIQTKWKIEGVAAALTLYRVNPHGFSAQILKKLRSWETLLDKAQAYTPAQSMRQWKAPAMAYQLRHLTRRAVTLEAKSTAIELIHRALFTYWQILIEEPHRTLMTLAAAYSLFLLPRSLHSRLKDVAIKIVGAIQNRTLITEEYQQSV; encoded by the coding sequence ATGAAAAAAGTTTCTGTAATTATTCCAGTTTATAATGTAGAACAATACGTAGCTGATACTATTAATTCAGTCCTTCAACAATCATATACAAATTTTGAGTTGATTATCATTGATGATGGTTCTCCTGACAAAAGTAGAGAAATTTGCCAAAATTTTAACGATCCTAGAATCAAGATTATTTGTCAAAAGAATCGAGGAGTAGCAGCAGCAAGAAATACAGGTATTCGTCATAGTCAAGGAGAGTACTTAGCATTTTTAGATGCAGACGACTTATGGTTACCGCAGAAATTAGAAAAACATATTGAACATTTAGAAAATTCACCAAATGTTGGAGTCAGCTTTAGCCGCTCTGCCTTTATTGATGAAGAAGGAAAGCCCTTAAAGCTATATCAAATGTCCAAGCTTAAAGATATTACTCCGTTAGATTTACTATGTCGTACGCCAATCGGCAATGGTTCTGCGGCAGTTTTTAGAAGAGAGGTTTTTGCAGAAATCAAGTTTAAAAATGAGCTTGATGGTACAATGGAAGACTTTTACTTTAACGAAGATAGAAACTTACATCCATCAGAAGATGTTGAATGCTGGCTACGAATTGCTATTCAGACAAAATGGAAAATAGAAGGAGTTGCAGCAGCACTAACGCTCTATCGAGTAAATCCTCATGGATTTTCTGCGCAGATTTTGAAAAAACTTAGATCTTGGGAAACATTATTGGATAAGGCTCAAGCATATACTCCTGCACAGTCTATGCGTCAGTGGAAAGCTCCAGCTATGGCATATCAACTACGACATTTAACTAGAAGAGCAGTAACTTTAGAAGCAAAATCAACAGCAATAGAGTTAATACATAGAGCCTTGTTTACATACTGGCAGATTTTAATTGAAGAGCCACATCGTACACTTATGACTTTAGCTGCTGCTTACTCATTATTTTTGTTACCGAGATCTTTACACTCTCGGCTTAAAGATGTAGCTATAAAAATCGTAGGAGCAATCCAAAACCGTACTCTAATCACAGAAGAGTATCAGCAGTCAGTATAA